One window from the genome of Deltaproteobacteria bacterium encodes:
- the potA gene encoding spermidine/putrescine ABC transporter ATP-binding protein PotA: MTDSPITALRPTSPVVRLEGVTKAYDGQFALRDVSLDVHRGEFLTILGPSGCGKTTILRLVAGFEAATSGRISIDDQDVGALPPEHRNVNTVFQSYALFPHMNVFENVAFGLRMKKRPKDEISREVSEALRLVQLEGFETRMVGRLSGGQQQRVAIARAIVNRPLVLLLDEPLSALDYRLRKRMQLDLKHLQRKLGITFVLVTHDQEEAFSMSDRVVVMNNGHIEQIGTPAGIYEEPCNLYVARFVGEINILEAEVVEQSQGRARVRAQGLDVFMRTKHEFAPGDKVHVLLRPEDLRVETLKDLAEDPELEDSFARDRSLIGTVEETIYKGATYDVAVRLDNGTLVMATEFFNEDDETVYFRAGDRVAVSWVEGWEVVLPHAD; the protein is encoded by the coding sequence ATGACCGATTCCCCCATAACCGCGCTCCGCCCCACCTCGCCCGTGGTGCGTCTTGAGGGCGTGACCAAGGCCTATGACGGCCAATTCGCCCTGCGCGATGTCTCCCTGGACGTGCATCGGGGAGAATTCCTGACGATTCTTGGCCCATCGGGCTGCGGAAAAACCACCATTCTTCGCCTTGTCGCCGGTTTTGAAGCCGCGACATCGGGACGTATTTCCATCGACGACCAGGACGTGGGCGCTCTTCCTCCGGAACATCGCAACGTCAACACCGTGTTTCAGAGCTACGCGCTGTTTCCGCACATGAACGTGTTCGAGAACGTGGCCTTTGGGTTGCGCATGAAAAAGCGCCCCAAGGATGAAATCAGCCGCGAGGTCAGCGAGGCCCTGCGGCTGGTCCAGCTGGAAGGTTTCGAGACGCGCATGGTCGGCCGTCTGTCCGGAGGCCAGCAGCAACGCGTCGCCATTGCCCGGGCCATTGTCAATCGTCCCCTGGTCCTGCTTTTGGACGAGCCGCTTTCGGCCCTGGATTACCGGTTGCGCAAGCGGATGCAGCTCGATCTCAAGCATCTGCAACGCAAACTGGGCATCACGTTTGTCTTGGTCACCCACGATCAGGAGGAAGCCTTTTCCATGTCCGATCGGGTCGTGGTCATGAACAATGGCCATATCGAACAAATCGGCACCCCGGCCGGTATCTATGAAGAGCCCTGCAATTTGTACGTGGCCAGATTCGTTGGGGAAATCAACATCCTGGAAGCGGAGGTGGTCGAGCAGAGCCAGGGCCGTGCCCGGGTTCGGGCCCAGGGGCTGGACGTGTTCATGCGGACCAAGCACGAATTCGCGCCCGGGGACAAGGTCCATGTTTTGTTACGGCCCGAGGATCTGCGCGTCGAAACCCTGAAGGACCTGGCCGAGGACCCGGAACTCGAAGACAGTTTCGCGCGGGACAGATCCCTGATCGGCACGGTCGAGGAGACCATTTACAAGGGGGCGACGTATGACGTGGCCGTGCGGCTGGATAACGGCACCCTGGTCATGGCCACGGAATTTTTCAACGAGGACGACGAGACCGTGTATTTCCGGGCTGGCGACCGCGTCGCCGTGAGCTGGGTCGAAGGCTGGGAAGTGGTGCTACCCCATGCGGACTAA
- the potB gene encoding spermidine/putrescine ABC transporter permease PotB, whose amino-acid sequence MRTNGFFKSAVIVGTITWMAVFAFVPNVLVFLASFCSTTTDQFIVPGLSLVNYEHLMDRAHLGILLSSLHLSGLVTLICLLTAYPFAAILARARQPWRNYLLILVVIPFWTNSLVRTYAMTAMLNTSGIINTVLLTLGIIREPLAMMYTPGAVVLGLVYTLLPFMVLPLYAALERLDPRYIEAARDLGASPVKTFWRVVVPLTMPGIVSGCMLVFLPGIGMFYVSDVLGGAKAMLLGNFIRDQFLTTRNWPLGAAASVTLTALMGIMLVLYWKSSARLNSGGQS is encoded by the coding sequence ATGCGGACTAACGGATTTTTTAAATCCGCGGTCATCGTCGGCACCATCACCTGGATGGCAGTCTTTGCCTTCGTGCCCAATGTGTTGGTATTCTTGGCGAGTTTTTGCTCCACCACGACGGACCAATTCATCGTTCCCGGACTGTCCCTGGTCAATTACGAACATCTCATGGACCGGGCCCACCTGGGTATCCTGCTGTCTTCCCTGCATCTGTCCGGCTTGGTCACCCTGATCTGCCTCCTGACCGCGTATCCCTTCGCCGCCATACTGGCCCGGGCCCGCCAACCCTGGCGGAATTATCTGCTGATTCTCGTGGTCATCCCGTTTTGGACCAATTCCCTGGTGCGGACCTACGCCATGACGGCCATGCTCAACACCAGCGGCATCATCAACACGGTCTTGCTGACCCTTGGAATCATCCGCGAACCGCTGGCCATGATGTACACACCGGGTGCCGTGGTCCTCGGGCTGGTCTACACCCTGCTTCCATTCATGGTTCTTCCGCTGTACGCGGCCCTGGAGCGGCTTGACCCGCGGTATATCGAGGCCGCCCGCGATTTGGGTGCCTCGCCCGTCAAGACATTCTGGCGGGTGGTCGTGCCGTTGACCATGCCCGGCATCGTGTCCGGGTGCATGCTCGTCTTTTTGCCGGGCATAGGCATGTTCTACGTGTCCGACGTCCTCGGCGGGGCCAAGGCCATGCTTCTTGGCAATTTTATCCGCGACCAGTTCCTGACCACGCGAAATTGGCCCCTGGGCGCGGCCGCCAGCGTGACCCTGACCGCGCTCATGGGGATCATGCTGGTGCTCTATTGGAAAAGCTCGGCCCGATTGAATTCCGGAGGGCAGTCATGA